One Massilia sp. 9096 genomic window carries:
- a CDS encoding MFS transporter, with translation MHTPTLAPAATRPATRRSPLAWVPSLYFAQGLPFYAVAIVAGQMFKSMGVANDDIAHWTAAIMSAWIFKPLWSPFLELASSKKLVVVSFQLIGGACLGLVAAALHLPFWFGACVAMLTLVAICSATHDVACDGLYIASLDETGQARYAGWTGTFFNAGRFISAGGLLLLAGYLEKTVGAVSAWTIVFCIVAAMLVGLGLYNSWALPLAPNTLALGHDAGAIARTLWQVIVDYFRKPGIWVSIVFIILFRACEAQVQTIGPLFLREARNLGGLGLSTSEVGAVYGTVGTVAFIVGSIAGGYFTARLGLKRAMLALILAVNLPNAVFWYLSMTQPTDLTVIGAGLCMEMFGYGFGFVGLILYMMQVVAPGKYQTAHYAFSTGIMQLGFSLFKYVSGDIQLALGYRHFFLWVMLAAIPVAVLSQVIPMQARRALDDGADAPRADA, from the coding sequence ATGCACACGCCGACGCTTGCACCCGCGGCCACGCGGCCCGCCACCCGGCGCAGCCCGCTGGCCTGGGTGCCCAGCCTGTATTTCGCCCAGGGCCTGCCGTTCTATGCGGTCGCGATCGTCGCCGGCCAGATGTTCAAGAGCATGGGCGTGGCCAACGACGACATCGCCCACTGGACCGCGGCCATCATGTCGGCCTGGATCTTCAAGCCGCTATGGAGCCCCTTCCTCGAACTGGCTTCGAGCAAGAAGCTGGTGGTGGTGAGCTTCCAGCTGATCGGCGGCGCCTGCCTGGGCCTGGTCGCGGCGGCGCTGCACCTGCCGTTCTGGTTCGGCGCCTGCGTGGCGATGCTGACCCTGGTCGCGATCTGCTCGGCCACGCACGACGTGGCCTGCGACGGCCTGTACATCGCCAGCCTGGACGAAACCGGGCAGGCGCGTTACGCCGGCTGGACCGGCACCTTCTTCAACGCCGGCCGCTTCATCTCGGCCGGCGGCCTGCTGCTGCTGGCCGGCTACCTGGAAAAGACGGTGGGCGCGGTGTCGGCCTGGACCATCGTGTTTTGCATCGTCGCCGCGATGCTGGTCGGCCTGGGCCTGTACAACAGCTGGGCGCTGCCGCTGGCGCCGAACACGCTGGCGCTCGGCCATGATGCCGGCGCCATCGCACGCACGCTGTGGCAAGTCATCGTCGATTATTTCCGGAAGCCCGGCATCTGGGTCTCGATCGTCTTCATCATCCTGTTCCGTGCCTGCGAGGCCCAGGTGCAGACCATCGGCCCGCTGTTCCTGCGCGAGGCGCGCAACCTGGGCGGCCTGGGCCTGTCGACTTCGGAAGTGGGCGCGGTATACGGCACCGTCGGCACGGTCGCCTTCATCGTCGGCAGCATCGCGGGCGGCTACTTCACCGCCAGGCTGGGCCTGAAACGCGCGATGCTGGCGCTGATCCTGGCGGTCAACCTGCCGAATGCCGTGTTCTGGTATCTGTCGATGACCCAGCCGACCGACCTGACGGTCATCGGCGCCGGCCTGTGCATGGAGATGTTCGGCTACGGCTTCGGCTTCGTGGGCCTGATTTTATACATGATGCAGGTGGTCGCGCCGGGCAAGTACCAGACCGCGCACTACGCCTTCTCGACCGGCATCATGCAGCTGGGCTTCTCGCTGTTCAAGTACGTCAGCGGCGACATCCAGCTGGCGCTGGGCTACCGCCACTTCTTCCTGTGGGTGATGCTGGCGGCGATCCCGGTGGCGGTGCTGTCACAGGTCATTCCGATGCAGGCGCGCCGCGCGCTCGACGACGGCGCGGACGCCCCGCGCGCGGACGCGTAA
- a CDS encoding glycosyl hydrolase: protein MKKTFLAALLHAGLFGAAVQAHAAPAFVAGPYQYLPLTQGAARILAHGTLTWAFASGECGDEVWFDRSAEEVARNVAAFAKAGRPYIVSTGGAEHMFICASSAGMERFLQRYDSPQLVGVDFDIEDKQTPAQVDALMAAIKDAQKRHPKLRYSFTVATHAASDGSRDSLNPLGESILAAIERHGVRDAVFNLMVMDYGPASPKACVVTDGVCDMGASSLQAARNVHAKYGIPYERIALTAMIGMNDVVSNVFSVADARTMIEGARTLKLAGVHYWSLGRDKPCGKPVSAASDSCSGVDAAAGAFEAILSQER, encoded by the coding sequence ATGAAAAAAACCTTCCTTGCCGCATTGCTGCATGCCGGATTGTTCGGCGCCGCCGTGCAGGCCCACGCCGCCCCGGCCTTCGTCGCCGGTCCCTACCAGTATCTGCCGCTGACCCAGGGCGCCGCCCGGATCCTCGCGCACGGCACCCTGACCTGGGCCTTCGCCTCGGGTGAATGCGGCGACGAGGTCTGGTTCGACCGCAGCGCCGAGGAGGTGGCCAGGAACGTGGCGGCGTTCGCGAAAGCCGGGCGGCCCTACATCGTCTCGACCGGCGGCGCCGAACACATGTTCATCTGCGCCAGCAGCGCCGGCATGGAGCGCTTCCTGCAGCGCTACGATTCGCCCCAGCTGGTCGGCGTCGATTTCGACATCGAGGACAAGCAGACCCCGGCCCAGGTCGATGCGCTGATGGCCGCCATCAAGGACGCGCAGAAACGCCATCCCAAGCTGCGCTACAGCTTCACGGTCGCGACCCACGCTGCCAGCGACGGCAGCCGGGACAGCCTGAACCCGCTGGGCGAAAGCATCCTCGCCGCCATCGAGCGCCACGGCGTGCGGGATGCCGTGTTCAACCTGATGGTGATGGACTACGGGCCGGCTTCGCCGAAAGCCTGCGTGGTGACGGATGGCGTGTGCGACATGGGGGCGTCGAGCCTGCAGGCGGCGCGCAACGTGCACGCCAAATACGGCATCCCGTACGAGCGCATCGCGCTGACGGCGATGATCGGCATGAACGACGTGGTCTCGAACGTGTTTTCGGTCGCGGATGCGCGCACCATGATCGAAGGCGCCCGTACCTTGAAGCTGGCCGGGGTGCATTACTGGTCGCTGGGGCGCGACAAACCCTGCGGCAAACCAGTGAGCGCCGCCAGCGATTCGTGCAGCGGCGTCGATGCCGCCGCCGGCGCGTTCGAGGCCATCCTGTCGCAGGAGCGCTAG
- a CDS encoding cupin-like domain-containing protein, whose amino-acid sequence MSQPIREYNHVDAALLHDEILSCGAPALLRGFVSGWPAVAHARASPEAICRYLLDCDSGQAVDALLLPPQERGRLFYAPDMNGFNFARRRLPVSHVIEQLARYSQFADPPSVAVQSAPVGACLPRFGRENRLAAIDIVDAPARIWIGNAIVTPAHFDESENIACVVAGRRRFTLFAPEQVGNLYIGPLDYAPTPTPISMVDFNAPDLARFPRFARAMEGALVAELGPGDAIYIPSLWWHHVQSTGPLNILVNYWWKAVQAVDGERTPMQALAIAMDALRAMPPAQRQAWAAMFGHYVFDAGVDPAAHLPAHRHGVLTKVRPQ is encoded by the coding sequence ATGAGCCAACCCATCCGCGAATACAACCACGTCGACGCCGCGCTGCTGCACGACGAGATCCTGAGCTGCGGCGCGCCGGCGCTGCTGCGCGGCTTCGTGTCCGGCTGGCCGGCGGTCGCGCACGCGCGCGCGTCGCCCGAGGCCATCTGCCGCTACCTGCTGGACTGCGACAGCGGCCAGGCGGTCGACGCGCTGCTGCTGCCGCCGCAAGAGAGGGGGCGCCTGTTCTACGCGCCCGACATGAACGGCTTCAATTTCGCACGGCGCCGGCTGCCGGTCTCGCACGTGATCGAGCAGCTGGCGCGCTATTCGCAGTTCGCCGACCCGCCGTCGGTGGCGGTGCAGAGCGCGCCCGTCGGCGCGTGCCTGCCGCGCTTCGGGCGCGAGAACAGGCTCGCGGCGATCGACATCGTCGACGCGCCGGCGCGCATCTGGATCGGCAATGCGATCGTCACGCCGGCCCACTTCGACGAATCGGAAAACATCGCCTGCGTGGTCGCCGGCCGGCGCCGTTTCACGCTGTTCGCGCCGGAGCAGGTCGGCAACCTGTACATCGGCCCGCTCGACTACGCGCCCACGCCCACGCCGATCAGCATGGTCGATTTCAACGCGCCCGACCTGGCGCGCTTCCCGCGCTTCGCCCGGGCGATGGAAGGCGCGCTGGTGGCCGAGCTCGGACCGGGCGACGCGATCTACATCCCCTCGCTGTGGTGGCACCACGTGCAGTCCACCGGACCGCTGAACATCCTGGTCAACTACTGGTGGAAGGCGGTGCAGGCCGTGGACGGCGAGCGCACGCCGATGCAGGCGCTGGCCATCGCCATGGATGCGCTGCGCGCCATGCCCCCGGCGCAGCGCCAGGCCTGGGCCGCCATGTTCGGCCATTACGTGTTCGATGCCGGCGTCGATCCGGCCGCCCATCTTCCCGCGCACCGCCACGGTGTGCTCACCAAGGTCAGACCGCAATGA
- a CDS encoding TonB-dependent receptor produces the protein MKDPKAAAGKRQQPLSDTRLTPAAHAVALLVLGVANAASAQNATQNPVPDSASADTRTNTVIVSGIRASLQQSLAVKRNADSNVEVITAEDVGKMPDKNVADSLQRLPGVNISSSAAGSGGFDENDRVSLRGTAPSLTQTTINGHALSSGDWFVLDQVGGAVGRSASYSLLPSEIVGQVVVHKTPTADLIEGGVSGTVDIITRKPLDFRQPLSFEASAQAVRSTLAKKNDPQYSVLANWKDPTNTFGVMVQGFSEKRSLRRDGQELLQWAQIAPTSKIATAHPDLANVWYPRLIGSSLFEQERQRKGGLLDLQFKPSRDLSFDATYFSSLLKASNYNRNYMTDMLGSGVIGGDVAPDSYAVRNGTLTAASWANAGTAAAPLRYGIVDNINRPGAYAKTQFLDLDGRWRVTNDLDLSAKAGITRGTGATPAQGVYEGDINNSGVNYQLNGLGNPATVHFPSINTANFTGTPLDWVFGASPASTFDEEKYAQIDAAYRLEAGPLRQIKFGFRGTDHHRSNLEVSQGPNWANTNPGSSSTNPAWNGSTYPGDFASDLGGDFPKNVWQLDPNILSAWGDLHSNRDVSRTYYPDMFNLTEKTKALYLSGDFEGDMWSGNAGVRIVRTEGTSNGYQILPNQPPGGNLPAFPWGGFVQQTAVENNSTYALPSANLKFDVNKDVVARLGVSRTMTRPDFGALGGTVTLTDENHTGNGGNARLKPVISNNIDATVQWYFAPRALASAGLFYMDLRNYVGYGTTSGVFIDSRASQQTGRGVFATYAITAPINVDASVKGAEFNLQLPIGMGFGADTNLTLADSKQNFGSCPALTTVTSSDPCDMLGASKVTANASAFYENDVFNARIGYAWRSSYLAAQDRGTPMYQDAVGQLSASANWNITKYVTLTFSGQNLNNPVLKNYVYNKDQPRSFYVNGAQYYLGVRIKY, from the coding sequence ATGAAAGATCCGAAGGCAGCAGCGGGCAAGCGTCAGCAACCACTTTCCGATACCAGGCTGACGCCGGCGGCCCATGCCGTCGCGCTGCTGGTCCTGGGCGTCGCCAACGCCGCGTCGGCGCAGAATGCGACCCAGAACCCGGTGCCCGACAGCGCCAGCGCCGACACGCGGACCAATACCGTCATCGTCTCGGGTATCCGTGCCTCCCTGCAGCAATCGCTGGCGGTCAAGCGCAACGCCGACAGCAACGTCGAAGTGATCACCGCCGAAGACGTCGGCAAGATGCCGGACAAGAACGTGGCCGACTCGCTGCAGCGCCTGCCGGGCGTGAACATCAGCTCGTCGGCGGCCGGTTCCGGCGGCTTCGACGAGAACGACCGCGTCAGCCTTCGCGGCACCGCGCCCAGCCTGACCCAGACCACCATCAACGGCCACGCGCTGTCCTCGGGCGACTGGTTCGTGCTCGACCAGGTCGGCGGCGCGGTCGGCCGCAGCGCCAGCTATTCGCTGCTGCCGTCCGAGATCGTCGGCCAGGTCGTGGTCCACAAGACCCCGACCGCCGACCTGATCGAAGGCGGTGTGTCGGGCACCGTCGACATCATCACCCGCAAGCCGCTCGACTTCCGCCAGCCGCTGTCGTTCGAAGCCTCGGCGCAGGCCGTGCGCTCGACGCTGGCCAAGAAGAACGATCCGCAATACAGCGTGCTGGCCAACTGGAAGGATCCGACCAACACCTTCGGCGTGATGGTCCAGGGCTTTTCGGAAAAGCGCAGCCTGCGCCGCGACGGCCAGGAGCTGCTCCAGTGGGCCCAGATCGCCCCGACCAGCAAGATCGCCACCGCCCATCCGGACCTGGCCAATGTCTGGTACCCGCGCCTGATCGGCTCCTCGCTGTTCGAGCAGGAACGCCAGCGCAAGGGCGGCCTGCTCGACCTGCAGTTCAAGCCGAGCCGCGACTTGTCATTCGATGCGACCTATTTCAGCTCGCTGCTGAAAGCCTCGAACTACAACCGCAACTACATGACCGACATGCTCGGTTCGGGCGTGATCGGCGGCGACGTCGCGCCGGACTCGTACGCGGTGCGCAACGGCACGCTCACCGCGGCGTCCTGGGCCAACGCGGGCACGGCGGCGGCGCCGCTGCGCTACGGGATCGTCGACAACATCAATCGCCCGGGCGCCTACGCCAAGACCCAGTTCCTCGACCTGGACGGGCGCTGGCGCGTGACGAACGACCTGGATCTCAGCGCCAAGGCCGGCATCACGCGCGGCACCGGCGCCACCCCGGCGCAGGGCGTGTACGAGGGCGACATCAACAATTCGGGCGTGAACTACCAGCTCAACGGCCTGGGCAACCCGGCCACGGTCCACTTCCCGAGCATTAACACGGCCAACTTCACCGGCACGCCGCTGGACTGGGTGTTCGGCGCGTCGCCGGCATCGACCTTCGACGAAGAGAAGTACGCGCAGATCGACGCCGCCTACCGCCTCGAAGCCGGCCCGCTACGCCAGATCAAGTTCGGTTTCCGCGGCACCGACCACCATCGCAGCAACCTGGAAGTGTCGCAGGGCCCGAACTGGGCCAACACCAATCCGGGCTCGAGCAGCACCAACCCGGCCTGGAACGGCAGCACCTATCCGGGCGACTTCGCCAGCGACCTGGGCGGCGATTTTCCGAAGAACGTCTGGCAGCTCGACCCCAACATCCTGAGCGCCTGGGGCGACCTGCACTCGAACCGCGACGTCAGCCGCACCTACTATCCGGACATGTTCAACCTGACGGAAAAGACCAAGGCGCTGTACCTGTCGGGCGACTTCGAGGGCGATATGTGGAGCGGCAACGCCGGCGTGCGCATCGTGCGCACCGAGGGCACCTCGAACGGCTACCAGATCCTGCCGAACCAGCCGCCGGGCGGCAACCTGCCGGCCTTCCCGTGGGGCGGTTTCGTGCAGCAGACCGCGGTCGAGAACAACAGCACGTATGCGCTGCCGAGCGCCAACCTGAAGTTCGACGTCAACAAGGACGTGGTGGCGCGCCTGGGCGTGTCGCGCACCATGACCCGTCCGGACTTCGGCGCGCTGGGCGGCACCGTCACGCTGACCGACGAGAACCACACCGGCAACGGCGGCAACGCCAGGCTCAAGCCGGTCATCTCGAACAACATCGACGCGACCGTGCAGTGGTACTTCGCCCCGCGCGCGCTGGCGTCGGCCGGCCTGTTCTACATGGACCTGCGCAACTACGTCGGCTACGGCACGACCAGCGGCGTGTTTATCGACAGCCGCGCTTCGCAGCAGACCGGACGTGGCGTGTTCGCGACCTATGCGATCACCGCGCCGATCAACGTCGACGCCAGCGTCAAGGGCGCCGAGTTCAACCTGCAGCTGCCGATCGGCATGGGCTTCGGCGCGGACACCAACCTGACCCTGGCCGACTCGAAGCAGAATTTCGGCAGCTGCCCGGCGCTCACCACCGTCACCAGCTCGGACCCGTGCGACATGCTGGGCGCGTCCAAGGTCACCGCCAATGCCAGCGCCTTTTATGAGAACGACGTGTTCAACGCGCGCATCGGCTACGCCTGGCGTTCGTCCTACCTGGCGGCGCAGGACCGCGGCACGCCGATGTACCAGGACGCCGTCGGCCAGCTGTCGGCCTCGGCCAACTGGAACATCACCAAGTACGTGACCCTGACCTTCAGCGGCCAGAACCTCAACAACCCGGTGCTGAAGAACTACGTCTACAACAAGGACCAGCCGAGGAGCTTCTACGTCAACGGCGCGCAGTATTATCTGGGCGTGCGCATCAAGTACTGA
- a CDS encoding carbohydrate-binding protein produces the protein MRNPNMGGLITALIASTLAGCGAGNDPDPVSARSAHQLATSSASCPGWSSSAVYTAGMCVTYGGNTYTANYWSQGNVPGTADQWGPWALTGTGTTPTPTPTPTPTPTPTPAPTGFSFGPYKDVTVNLNWNTNVLSTKVTGSLQPLLSVMPSKLNTVTWAFATGECGSENWGGVQGAALAGANVQNFVNAGKTYILSTGGAAGSFSCGSDAGFETFIGRYNSANLRGVDFDIEAGQSQDVINNLIQRVKVAQPKHPGLRFSFTLATLGGNSAQSLGTIGVNTMNAIKAAGLTNYYINLMVMDYGSAGSSVCTLGSSGKCDMGQSAIQAAISLHNYWGVPYNRIELTPMIGGNDATDEIFSLADADKITSWAKTNGLAGIHYWSLDRDTDCAPGYALPTCNSYGQAGNWGFANRFITDLGL, from the coding sequence ATGAGAAATCCCAACATGGGCGGTCTTATCACTGCCTTGATCGCCAGTACCCTGGCCGGCTGCGGCGCCGGCAACGATCCGGACCCCGTGAGCGCGCGTTCGGCGCACCAGCTCGCCACGTCGAGCGCCTCGTGTCCGGGCTGGAGCTCGAGCGCGGTGTATACCGCCGGCATGTGCGTCACCTACGGCGGCAACACCTATACCGCCAATTACTGGAGCCAGGGCAACGTGCCCGGCACCGCCGACCAATGGGGACCCTGGGCACTGACCGGCACCGGCACTACCCCCACGCCGACCCCGACCCCGACGCCCACCCCGACCCCGACCCCGGCCCCGACCGGCTTCTCGTTCGGTCCCTACAAGGACGTCACGGTCAACCTGAACTGGAATACCAATGTGCTGTCGACCAAGGTGACCGGCAGCCTGCAGCCCTTGCTCAGCGTGATGCCGTCCAAGCTCAACACCGTTACCTGGGCGTTCGCGACCGGCGAGTGCGGCAGCGAAAACTGGGGCGGGGTGCAGGGCGCGGCGCTGGCCGGCGCCAACGTGCAGAATTTCGTCAACGCCGGCAAGACCTACATCCTGTCGACCGGCGGCGCCGCCGGCTCATTCTCGTGCGGCTCGGACGCCGGTTTCGAAACCTTCATCGGCCGCTACAACAGCGCCAACCTGCGCGGCGTCGACTTCGACATCGAAGCCGGGCAATCGCAGGACGTGATCAACAACCTGATCCAGCGCGTGAAAGTAGCACAACCCAAGCATCCCGGCCTGCGCTTTTCCTTCACGCTGGCGACCCTGGGCGGCAATTCGGCGCAGAGCCTGGGCACGATCGGCGTGAACACCATGAACGCGATCAAGGCGGCAGGGCTGACCAACTACTACATCAACCTGATGGTGATGGATTACGGCAGCGCCGGCAGTTCGGTGTGCACGCTGGGCAGCAGCGGCAAATGCGACATGGGTCAATCGGCGATCCAGGCCGCGATCAGCCTGCACAATTACTGGGGCGTGCCGTACAACCGCATCGAGCTGACGCCGATGATCGGCGGGAACGACGCGACCGATGAAATCTTCTCGCTGGCGGACGCCGACAAGATCACCAGCTGGGCCAAGACCAACGGCCTGGCCGGCATCCATTACTGGTCGCTCGACCGCGACACCGACTGCGCCCCGGGTTACGCATTGCCGACCTGCAACAGCTATGGCCAGGCCGGCAACTGGGGCTTCGCCAACCGCTTCATCACCGATCTCGGCTTGTAA
- a CDS encoding DUF427 domain-containing protein, with protein MDKIVKVPGPDHPIAVMPSAKRVMVTLGETVVADTRHALSLKEAAYPAVLYIPRADVQMDLLIRSQHTTYCPYKGDCNYFSIPSAGARGENAVWTYEHPHDAVAPIANHLAFYPDRVDVTTVD; from the coding sequence ATGGACAAAATCGTCAAAGTGCCGGGTCCGGATCACCCGATCGCCGTCATGCCGTCCGCCAAGCGCGTCATGGTGACCCTCGGCGAGACCGTCGTCGCCGACACCCGCCACGCGCTGTCGCTCAAGGAAGCTGCTTACCCGGCCGTGCTGTACATCCCGCGCGCGGACGTGCAGATGGACCTGCTGATCCGCAGCCAGCACACCACCTATTGCCCGTACAAGGGCGACTGTAATTACTTCAGCATCCCCTCGGCCGGCGCGCGCGGCGAAAACGCGGTGTGGACCTACGAGCATCCCCACGACGCGGTGGCCCCGATCGCCAACCACCTGGCGTTCTATCCGGATCGTGTCGACGTGACCACCGTCGATTGA